Below is a genomic region from Calditrichota bacterium.
CCAAAGAACTTAATGTCGATCGGACCGGACGGGTCGCTCTGCCGGCCGAGGTTCGCAGGCGCCTCGAAGCCGAACCGCGCCTGAAACTCCGCATCAAGGATCTGCCCGATGGCAATTTCTTGCTCGAGATCGGTTACGACCCCCTCGAGTGGAAAGGCATCATCAAGGATCGTGGCGTCAGGCTAAGCGTTGAGGAGATCATTGCCGCCGTAAAACAACGCGGTAATCGCACTTGATCGCACTCGATACCAATGTAGTGATCCGACTCCTAATGGTGTCAGCATCAACATTAGCATTAGTCATCGGACTTCAGTTCTGGATTCCGGCTTGCGCCGGAATGATGAGGGGAAACCGGACTGACACTACCGGAAGATTTCTACACCACCATCGGACTTGAGGTCCACGCTCAACTCCTGACGCGGACCAAGATGTTCTGCCGCTGCGAAGCCGCTTACGGCGAAGCCCCCAACAGCCGCACCTGCCCGGTCTGTCTGGGGCTGCCGGGTGCGCTTCCCGTCCCCAACCGGAAAGCCGTCGAGATGGCCGCCCGGATGGGGCTTGCCGTCGGGTCTCGGGTCGCCTTCAAGACCAAGTTCGACCGCAAGAACTATTTCTATCCCGACCTGCCGAAGGGCTACCAGATATCCCAGTTCGACCAGCCGCTCTGCGCCGGCGGCGAGGTCGTCATCCGGGGTAGTTGGGGCTTGAAATCTGTCCGCATCATCCGCATCCACCTCGAAGAGGATGCCGGCAAATCGTCGCACGACGACACCGACGGAACGCTCGTCGATCTGAACCGCTGCGGCGTGCCTTTGATCGAGATCGTCTCGGCGCCTGACCTTGCATCGCCCGAGGAGGCCTATGCCTACCTGCTCGAAGTCCGCCGGCTGGTGCGGTGGCTCGGCATCTGCGACGGCAACCTCGAGGAGGGCTCGCTGCGCTGCGACGCTAACATCTCGGTCGCGCGGGCTGGCGATCCGCCCGGGACGCCGGTCGAGATCAAGAACCTCAACTCGTTCCACGGCGTTCAGAAGGCGCTCTATTACGAGATCGATCGGCAACAGGCGGCGCTGGCGAATGGCGAGCGGATCGTCCGGCGGACGCTGCTCTGGGATGCCGGCAGGGGCGAAACGCGGGCGATGCGGTCGAAGGAGTCGGCGCACGACTATAGATACTTCCCGGAACCCGATCTGGTCGAACTGGAACTAACTGCGTCGTGGCTTGCGAATATCGAACTGAGCCTGCCGGAACTGCCCCCGGCAATGCGCGACCGGTATCTGGCGCTCGGCATCAAAGCCGACGACGCCGAAGTGCTGACCGCCGAACGTGAGATCGGACTCTATTTCGACGAGGTCTTGTCGCACCTGCCGGGCGATATGCCGCGCGCCGTCCGGTGGGTCGTTGGCGAAGCGCTCAGGTGGCGAAAGGAATTAGGCGGCGGCGAACGCTTCATCGTCGAAGCCTCTGCAACCTGTTCGCTTGCCAGATTGGAAGCCTCCGGCGCCGTTTCCACCATCGCCGCCAAGACCATCTACGAAGAAATGGCGCGCACTGGACGCAGTGATTCTGAAGCGATTATGCGCGAAAGGAGCCTTGAACAAGTGCGTGACGAAAGCGCGCTCGAAGTCGCCGTCCGCAAAGTGCTGGACGACAATCCGTCCGAAGTGGCGCGTTACCGAGCCGGGGAACTGAAGTTGAAAGGCTTTTTCGTTGGTCAGGCCATGAAGGCAACGGCGGGCAAGGGCGACCCTAAGGCGGTAGGGGAGATCCTCAACCGGTTGTTAGGATAGGGAGAGGTGGTGCCGTAATATCACTCTGCGACTTTATCTATGCGTACACGCCTTGAGCACCCGCTGAACACCTCGCGCCTGCATCTATCATTTTGCTCTCCCCGAACTGCGCAGTGCATTGAAGGCTCCGGGCAACGAGGATCAGCAGGATGCACTTGAGATTTTGATCAGCGGCCATCGACTCAGAGATATTATAGTGAGGTGCAGATTATTGTTGCCGTTCCTGGAGGGCGGACATTCCTGTCCGCCCTGATGAGAAGTTCCTATAAGGCAAGGGCAGCCCAGATAGTCCGCCCCCCAAGTCAACTCTTTCTGCACTGAATAATAGTGATTTGCCGTTCGATCTGGCAATCTGAATCAATAGGACGCAAATCATTGCGCCCATGCCGGTCCTCACTTTGACCCGCCGCGGCTTACTTCTCGTTAAGGCGGCGATCGGAGCCCTACTGCTCGGCTTGATCGCCTGGACGATCGAGCCGTCCCGGATCCTGTCCGCGTTGCGCGGCGCCGAGCGCTCGTCGCTGGCTGTGGCGGCGCTCCTGATGCCGGTCAATCTGGCGCTTCAGGAATGGAAGTGGCGATATCTCGTCCGGCTGGTCGAGCCGTCCGTGCCGCTGCGCCAGACCTGGGGCTCGCTGCTGGGCGGGATGGCGTTCGGGATCGTGACGCCGGGGCGGATCGGGGAGTATGGTCGATCGCTCCTGATTCCGGGGACGCCGCCCCTAAAACTGGTCGGCTTGACGGTGATCGACAAGTTCTACAACCTCGGGCTGACGATAGCCGTCGGCTTGCCGGCGCTCTTCAGTCTGCCTTGGGCTGTCGGGTTCTTGGGAGAGGGCTATTTCCATCGGGCGACCTTCGTCGCGCTGGGAGTGTTTGATCTGGTGCTCCTCTACATGGCGCTCGATCCGCGCCCGGTGCGCAGTCTGCTCTACGCTGCACAACTCCTGCTGCCCAAGGGCGATAAGATCGCCCAACTGGCAGGAGGTCTCGACCGGTTCACCCCGGCTCAAGCGCGGGTGACGTTTCTCTTCACGCTCGCACACTATGGTGTTTTTTTGCTGCAATATCACATCCTTATCAACGGCATGGCGGCGCTGCCCTGGGC
It encodes:
- the gatB gene encoding Asp-tRNA(Asn)/Glu-tRNA(Gln) amidotransferase subunit GatB, producing the protein MTLPEDFYTTIGLEVHAQLLTRTKMFCRCEAAYGEAPNSRTCPVCLGLPGALPVPNRKAVEMAARMGLAVGSRVAFKTKFDRKNYFYPDLPKGYQISQFDQPLCAGGEVVIRGSWGLKSVRIIRIHLEEDAGKSSHDDTDGTLVDLNRCGVPLIEIVSAPDLASPEEAYAYLLEVRRLVRWLGICDGNLEEGSLRCDANISVARAGDPPGTPVEIKNLNSFHGVQKALYYEIDRQQAALANGERIVRRTLLWDAGRGETRAMRSKESAHDYRYFPEPDLVELELTASWLANIELSLPELPPAMRDRYLALGIKADDAEVLTAEREIGLYFDEVLSHLPGDMPRAVRWVVGEALRWRKELGGGERFIVEASATCSLARLEASGAVSTIAAKTIYEEMARTGRSDSEAIMRERSLEQVRDESALEVAVRKVLDDNPSEVARYRAGELKLKGFFVGQAMKATAGKGDPKAVGEILNRLLG
- a CDS encoding flippase-like domain-containing protein → MPVLTLTRRGLLLVKAAIGALLLGLIAWTIEPSRILSALRGAERSSLAVAALLMPVNLALQEWKWRYLVRLVEPSVPLRQTWGSLLGGMAFGIVTPGRIGEYGRSLLIPGTPPLKLVGLTVIDKFYNLGLTIAVGLPALFSLPWAVGFLGEGYFHRATFVALGVFDLVLLYMALDPRPVRSLLYAAQLLLPKGDKIAQLAGGLDRFTPAQARVTFLFTLAHYGVFLLQYHILINGMAALPWAHSSRGAASTLFAKSALPVAIGDLGVDQIVAVQFFGQFGVAAEAAFNASLLLFALNVLMPALTGVFFVGRLPVGRGKAVEQ